A segment of the Pan paniscus chromosome 9, NHGRI_mPanPan1-v2.0_pri, whole genome shotgun sequence genome:
gCAGCAAAAAAGTGAACCAATTTAAAGAAAAGTGTGAGGCACAGGGCCAGGCAAAAGTGGTAacaatgggccgggtgcggtggctcacgcctgtaatcccaacaatttgggaggctgaggtgggcagatcacttgagctcaggaatttgagaccagcctgggcaacatgggaaaaccccgtctctacaaaaaatatacaaaaattagccagcatcgtggcaagcacctgtagtcctagctactcgggaaactgaggcacgagaatcgcttgaacccaggaggtggaggttgcagtgagccgagattgtgccactgcactccagcctgggcgacagagcgagacactgtctcaaaacaaaaaaggtgaTAATGATGTCTGAGAAACGCTGATCTTGCATTCGGCCCTCTGTGAAATGAGGCCTGGATGGAAAGACGGTTCCAGGtaatttctgcttttgttcctGTAGCACAGAAGTCAGAGAACAGAGAAGCCAGATTCCCTTCTTGGGATAGGGGATGGGAGAATGCTTGACACAAAAATAAAGCCCTCGAGGTTATCCGCTTTCAACCAGCTGCCTTGGAGCTGGCAGCTGctgctcactcattcattcagtcaatcAACAAACACTGCCTTGGACACCGTGAGGGACACAGGGCTGACCCAGCCGTGGGCCCTGCCCTCTAGGGTTTTCTGATCTAGGAGAACACATTTTTGTCTTTATGCATGAGAAAGTGGTTTTccagacccagagagagagatgatacagagcacacacatcacattcacacacacagtcGTAATCACATATGCACACAGTccctcacacacactcatatgcaCACACCTCACAGTCATACACACTGCAGCCATCATTcaatccccctcccccaccccatgtaGTAACATTGAAAACTACGCAGGAGCACTGGGACGGTTGCTGTGGGAACCGGGATTCTGAAATCCTAACTTGTGGGCATCTGAATTCTTGCGCTGAACATTCTAATTTATCAGCCACAGAGTTTATGCTCTGAATTTGGAGTCATTTCTCCTCCAGGGGCTCAGGCTGGGCAGACAGCCAGGGAGTTAGCGAGGACGGCAATTAGAGGGCTGAAGACTTTCTGCCTGATGATGAAGAGGCCCACACGGTTTCCTGGAGAGGGCTGTCTGCCAGGGTGTGCACGCGCACATGCACAAGCTCAGGCTCAGGGGGTATGTCCGTGGAATCTGCTCAGGTGAAGCTCCAGGAATGTGTAGTGGTCATGTCCGAGTCTTCAGCCTCTGTATCAGTCAGGCCAGGCTAGGCAAGGCTGTAGCAACAAGGACACCCCCAAATCTTCATGGTTTAACATGATAAGGGCTTACTCCTTACTCACACAAAATCCAAGCTGGATCAACATCCCCTTCCCTCTTGCAGTTCCTCCGCAACCCAGGGCCTCTAATATCCCTCAACAGGGAAGACGTAAATGGAAATGGCTCACTGCCTCTTCCCTGCTTTGGCTCAAAAGCAGGCAGACGTCTTCTGCCTAGGCTTCAACCAGCCCAACCTAAGTGCAAGAGAAACCAGGAAATGCAGAGGAGTTCATAGGCAACCACAACAGTCCCTGCCCCAGAGCCTCCCTTTGTGCTTTGCAAGCCCAAACATCCCAGCCCAGAGGGGAGGCAAGTCCTTGGAGACAGTTTAAATCTGGGCTCTGCAGCTTGCTCACTGGGTGGCCTCAGGCCCACGCATCAGTCGGGGTCCCACCAGGAAACCTAGAATAGGAATTTAAAGGGGACTTATTTACAGAAGAACTGTTTACAAAGGGTAATGCAGTAAGTAGAATCTAAGAGCAACTTCTGGCCAAAGGAGACACAACCAGGGAGTGGTCAGTGAGTCCGAGTAGGAGACAGTCAAGGAGAGGTCACCTTGAATAAGCAATGTCCTTCACATGAGGGACACAGCCTACCCGAGGGACCACACAGGGAGGGCCAGAGGAATAAGTGTCACATCTTCGCTCTCCTCACTTCTGCCTAGCTCTGCTAAGGCTCCCCATTGGCTGAATCTGACAGAAGCCATAAGGCCCAGGAAGACAGGGGTTAATCCAAACAGATCAGCCTCCCAGGGCAGAATGGATAGTAGCTCTGGTGGAATAAATGGACCCTATCTGGCAGGGACAACTGATTTTTGCTTTTGGAGCCTCcttttcctaatctgtaaaataagaatgctAACACCTGCCTCATTGCATTGTTGAAAGTAAATGGaataggccagatgcagtggctcatgcctgtaatcccagcactttgggaggctgaggcaggcagatcacctgaggtcaggagttcgagaccagcctgaccaacatggagaaaccccgtctctactaaaaatacaaaattagccaggcgtggtggcgcatacctgtaatcccagctactcaggaggctgagacaggagaatcgcttgaatccgggaggtggaggttgcggtgagccgagatcaagccattgcactgaagcctgggcaacaagagcgaaactctgtctcaaaaaaaaaaaaagaaagaaagaaagaaagtaaatggaacaatatatgcaaatatgcaaatacctGTCCTTCATGAATGCTAGTTTCTTAGTGTCTGAAGGCACTTTGCAATCCAGTGGTTCCCAGTCCAGGATGTGCCAATTATTCTAAAGTCTGGTATGAAATTCTCAAACAAATTCTAcaaacaaaattttctttttctaaatcacTCCCACTTTCGAGCTTTTTCTATATGTCAAGTATTTCATAGGCTGTCTCATTTCAGTCTCACAATATTTTCCTAAGAATCATAGCTGAAAAATTGGGACTGGCACAGAAAGATTAAGTCACCCATTCATGGTCACGAAGCCACTTTGTGTGTCTGGCCCCAGTGCCCACTGCCTTTCCTCCCTGTTCTACTCCGATTTCTGAAGATGTGTGTGCAATGAATAGGTAAAGCAGAGGATCCTGAAATGCCAATGTTTGAGAACTTTCCCTACCTTGAAGGGAGGCCAATGCACCCAAAGTTGAGGACCACGTCTTTTCCAAAGGCCTCATGTAGCCACCACAGGCTCCAGGAAGTGCCCCCTGCTCATCAGGGTTCCTCTGTGGTCTCCAGGCCTGAGCTCACTCACCCACCATGCTGCTGCTGGTTCATTTCAGGTCATCCATCTCCAGCCCCACCTGACCAGCTCAACACCAGCAGTGCAGAGAGTGAGCTCTGGGAGCCAGGTGAGCAAACATTCCCTCTGGGGGTCCATGATCAGCTTTCTGTAGGTGGTCCCCCAGGGTAATAAAGAAGGGAAATGGACATTTAGGATACCAGGGAGGCTCCCTGACTTCAGACAACACTTCTTCCTGACCCATCACCTGAAGTTCCACTATCAATTCGCTTTGAGATCGTAGAACTACCATTTTTGAGAGGACACTGATAAGTCACATACAGGTGGGCAGGTATGCCTGGAGCATTTTAAGGGGATTTGTTGAGAACAGGCTAGAGTTCTTGGTGGGGGAGGCAGGGTCCTTCATTTACTCAGCAGACGTTTATTAAGGACCTACTGTAGGCAAAGATGCATGCTAGCACTGGGGGTACAATCCTGGGCTAAAAGGGGCAAGTGGTTCCCATAGAAGGGGTTCTGGGGAAGTGAGGACCACCATCAGCTGAAGCAGCCCATCATCAACCCCATGGCCAGCCCCTTCACAATCCTCCAAGGTTCCCTAGTCACTGTGACAGCCTCTAGGACAGTACCCTCAGAGGAGCAGAGGGGCCTTCAGGGGAAGCATGCTCCCACCGGACCAGGGCCCCTGAACTCACAACTCTGCCTTTCTTTCACAAACGGGTGCCCCTGGAGACAGGAGCAAGTGAGGAGGGTTTCTGGGGGGCTGGACCCCTAGTTGTCTGTCACCCATCTTAACCTCTAGAGTCACTCCCAAGCCCCACCTTCGGCTGACTCTAAGGAGAACCACAGGGTCAGGCCTCAAGGTGGTCTCAGGGATGAGCCAGCCCGGCTCCATTTTGCAGACTGGAAAGCTGAGACCCCTAGCCAGGCAGGGCGTTGTCAAAGTTCACGCACAGAGTCAGTGGCAGAGCCTGGGCAACCCCCTGCCCAGGCCCCACCGGTCTCAGCTCTCTGGTCTGACACTTCCAGGGGAGCGGCTTCCGGTCCGTCTGACAAACGGGAGCAGCAGCTGCAGCGGGACGGTGGAGGTCCGGCTCGAGGCGTCCTGGGAGCCCGCGTGCGGGGCGCTCTGGGACAGCCGCGCCGCCGAGGCCGTGTGCCGAGCACTGGGCTGCGGCGGGGCGGAGGCCGCCTCTCAGCTCGCCCCGCCGACCCCCGAGCTGCCGCCCCCGCCGGCAGCCGGGAACACCAGCGCAGCAGCTAATGCCACTCTGGCCGGGGCGCCCGCCCTCCTGTGCAGCGGCGCCGAGTGGCGGCTCTGCGAGGTGGTGGAGCACGCGTGCCGCAGCGACGGGAGGCGGGCCCGTGTCACCTGTGCAGGTACGAGCGCACCCCCTACACGGGCCCCCACCTGCCCCACTCCCCAGGCCTtcagccactgcccctggctccAGACCCTGGACGCAAGCCTCGCCTCCAGACCTCCACCCCCACCGCCTACCAGTGCAAACGCACCGGGTTCCCACACCGGAGGACGACCTCGAGTCATTTCCAGATCTGAGCGTTTCCTCGGATCTGGCCTCCAGACTCCACCCCCACACTTGGTTCCTAGTCCCACCCCTGGGTTCCCAAAGCTAACCCGGTCTCTAACCCCACTTACTGGGCCCGCCGCTTCCCTGTCCCCGCCCGCTCTGGGTCTCTCCTCCCCTTTCGCCATATACATAAACATGCCAGGTTCACAGGGTCCCTTAGCGCTGTGGCTCCCAGGCTCCCAAACCTGCCCTCCAGGCCCCGCCCACCAGGTCTCTGGTCCCTCCCACCAGCCTGCGGCTCTACCTAACCCATCTGCAGTCCTGGGGGAATTCCCAGTCTTGCCTACCGGGCTACAGCCCTCTCACTGGGTCCACAACACGCTCACAACTCTCCGGCCAGTCCAACCATCACCCCAACCCTCCCTTCCTGGCCGGCTGCCCCAGCGTCCACAACCCCCTCCCACCCCTAGAGAACCGCGCGCTGCGCCTGGTGGACGGTGGCGGCGCCTGCGCCGGCCGCGTGGAGATGCTGGAGCATGGCGAGTGGGGATCAGTGTGCGATGACACTTGGGACCTGGAGGACGCCCACGTAGTGTGCAGGCAACTGGGCTGCGGCTGGGGAGTCCAGGCCCTGCCCGGCTTGCACTTCACGCCCGGCCGCGGGCCTATCCACCGGGACCAGGTGAACTGCTCAGGGGCCGAAGCTTACCTGTGGGACTGCCCGGGGCTGCCAGGACAGCACTACTGCGGCCACAAAGAGGACGCGGGCGTGGTGTGCTCAGGTCAGTGGGCGGAGTCGCTGAAGCCCGGTCACTACCAACACTCACCATAGGCCTACTGGGCGCCAAGCCTGGAGTTAGTGCCGGAGAGGTGGTCCCTGCCCTTGAGATGTCACAGTTCAGGAGGGGAGATGAGACTGAGACAAACATAATTCAGGAGAGAAAGTGGTAAATGCCCCCAAGAAAGGCAGTcaggtggagtctagaggcagcAGGCCATGCGGAGCTGTAGGCTAAGGCTGACCACCTCCTGGAAGAGGTGACATTAAAAGTGAGACTCTTCCCGAGTGGGAGTTGGCCACCTGCATTCAAGCAGCAAGGGGAGACTGAAGGGAGGGAGGCCTCTGAGGAGGCTGTTGGTCTGTCCAGGTGGGGCCAGAAGGTTCTGGACCAGCCAGTGCCTCTCTTTGATAAGCAGGAgatgggggaggtgggggtgttaaaatgtagattctgattcagtaggtctgaggcaGAGCTCCAGAGTCTGCGTTTCTAACAAGATCCCAGGCAATGCCGATGCTGCTGCTCCACAGACCACACTTATCACAGCAGGGTTGGCCAGAGCAGATGGGGCAGGTGACAGGGGGACACAGACACAGGAGGGAGAAGACACAAGATCTGGAGACCAAATGGCTGCATTGGTGCCTGCACTGGTGGGTCTGGGCTGGCGGGAATTTCTGCCCAAAGGATTCTGACCTGACTCTgtcccctgccccttccctgcaGAGCACCAGTCCTGGCGCCTGACAGGGGGCGCTGGCCGCTGCGAGGGGCAGGTGGAGGTACACTTCCGAGGGGTCTGGAACACAGTGTGTGACAGTGAGTGGTACCCATCGGAGGCCAAGGTGCTCTGCCAGTCCTTGGGCTGTGGAACCGCGGTTGAGAGGCCCAAGGGGCTGCCCCACTCCTTGTCCGGCAGGATGTACTACTCATGCAACGGGGAGGAGCTCACCCTCTCCAACTGCTCCTGGCGGTTCAACAACTCCAACCTCTGCAGCCAGTCGCTGGCAGCCAGGGTCCTCTGCTCAGGTACCCCATCCTACTCCACCCCCCAGATTTGAGCCAGAATTCTACCTGAATCCATGTCCTAAAAACTTACAGTCCAAGGACCACAATAGGCACCAGATCGGCAATGGCACATATGGCATAAGAAGGACTATTGTCCTTACGGTGCCCAGGCAGACAGTGCTAATTCATCGAGGTATTTTCAGATGCTCCACTCAGCCCCAGAATGATGAATCATATGTGAAGACATTATATGCTAAGCAATGATTCCTCTTGACTGGGATTGACTCAAGAGTTGAAACCAATTTGCCAtcccaggcctggtgatgacagtaaaaataatattagcaGGCCCTAGTAATAATATCGGTGACAGCTTCTGGAACCCTGATCATATGCTAGGCATTGTTGAGCACTAAGTAGCTCTTATTTCAGCTGAGCCTCATACCCACTCTATGAGTTGGGTTCTACCATATCTCGCCAAATCTAAGATGGCATTGTTTATAAGTCAcaccattattattttatgtaccataaaGAAGAACAAACACTGCCAAAATAAACCACCAAACGTAATGACCGAGGCCATGATCCCAACTTCAGACGTGTTAAAGTTTGAAAAAATGTGAGTGCTAGATAGATCTGAAGAAACATATTTGCATTCTTACAGCGTTCAGACACCAGGTtacaaattccagctctgccatttacgaGCAAGGAGGCTTCCGACAGTCCGTTAACCTCCATGTGTGGATGCTGATACTAGGCACTTCGCAGGATAGCTGGGAAACCTGATAGTATCTGCTGAGGGACTTCTAAGCTCATTTCTTTGTGAGCCTACCTGCCCAATGGGAATGCAGATTATGATAATGAAGATAATGTCCGCTCTTCATCTCCCTAGGCTGATTAAGAACACACTGAAACTGAATGGAAAACGGATTTGTGGTCTGTAGCAGCTTACACAGAAAGAAGGGATAATTCTATTAGCCCTTTATTCTAACCCAAGAGCCTTCCCAGCATTTAACCCATGAGTTCCTCCTTACTgtggggggtggggtaggggagggaggTAAGTTTCCTTAGCCACGTGTCCCTGATGGGAGCACAACCCTAGTTCTGGGTCACTTGTCTGTCCCATTCAGTTTCTAACccaaggcctggcacacagtaggtgctcagtaacaTGCAATGAGTGACTGGGCGGTGCTTTCTGACAGATTCCCGGAGTTTGCACAATCTGTCCACTCCCGAAGTCCCTGCAAGTGTTCAGACAGTCACTATAGGTAAGTGTTGCTGGGTACTACACGGTTTCTCAGAAGCTTggacatctgtgtgtgtgtgtgtgtgtgtgtgtgtgtgtgtgttcctgtgCACACCTGTGTTGGGGTGGAGGATGGTTTGGTCCTCATCCTCCACCTCCAGCCAATGGACTTGCCTCCCCAGGGCTCTCTGGGTGGCATTTCTGCTCCTTCTACACCCCCTCCTTGCCAAGTCAGCCCGTAGATCACTGAGTCCTGATACTTCCTGGACAGAAGTCCATTCCCCCACTTTCCTGTGAGATGCTGGAGGGCAGAAGGAAAGAGCTGGAGAGAGCTGATACCACCTCAAGCAGGGGTCAGGGTCGGGGCGGCAGGGGGAGGGTGATCTTGGCCCAGCTGGGTAGTGGGAATGCGGGCACACAGCCCTGTGTTCATAACAGGCCAGACACTGGGCCTAGTGCTTTATAGCCATTATTTCCCAACCCTTTAATCCTCTTGGTAGCCAAATGGGAGAGGTCTTATTATAACCCTTACATCAAGAAAGGAGCTGAGGCTCCGAGGCTGAAGTCACAGCTGGAGATTGCTGGCCAGAACTGACAACCAAGGCTCTGAATTCCAGATCCATTCTTGGTCTACCCACCAGCTGCGTGTAGCTTGGCTGGCATCAGAGCAGACTCCCAGGACTCAACTCCCAGCTGTGCCTCTTGCTAGCTGTGCCCTGTTGGGCAACtcgtaacctctctgagcctcagacaCCTCAATTATAAAATGGGGGTGGTAAGCATATAGTACTTTCTCCTAGCATTGCTGTGAGGCTCcagtgaattaatttttgtaaagcacttagaacagagcCTCAAAGACAGTAAGAACTGTCCGAAAGTCTGCTGTTGCTATGAGCATTTAGTTCAGGCATTGAGCCCCTTTGCAGTACTGGGATACCCACAGGACTCCCTTGCTCTGCCTCCTAGCTCTCTGTCATCTTCTCTCAGACACCCAGAAGCAGTGAACAGGGGTTTGGGGAGAGGGCACAGAGGCCCTAGCCATAGATGACAGCACAGAGAGGAAATGAAATACACAAATGCACAGGCTGCCGGGCGAGCTCCTGCCAGGCCCCGCAGGCAACCTGCACACGCTTTCTCTCCCTGAGGTTGGAGTGGGGATCCACGCCATTCTGGAAGGGCAAAGAGTGAAGCACAAAGAGAGATCCAGGGACCACACTCCGGCCCTTGGTCCATCAGCCCCTCCCTCGGCCACGGCCCTCTGGACCCACATTCACGGGTCTCCCCATGGCCGCAACACCCAGCCTCACTCTCACATCTGCTTCCTGCTGCCAGATCCAGCTCCCATCCTGGCCCAAACTTCCCCATTTGCAgacagagaggggagaggagaaaatgAAGACAGGGAGAGGGTTCTCTCCCAGGGGAAGCAGACTCTGCCCCCAGCAAAGAGGTCTGGATGATCTCATCTCCCTCCCCGTTGCTGTCACTACTAGTCTTCTAGCCCTGTGGTCTGCTCACTCCAGGAACCCTCCTCACTGACCCCTGTATCCATTCTTGTGCTTCGCATTCTTTTAAGCagaggggaggctgagggagggggaaGGCAAGAAGTCACCCCAGAGTGGGGCTGCAGAGGTGGGAGACCCTGAATCCCAGACCCCACTCCCGTCCTCATGGAGGGGATGTCTGGTGGGAAGGAGGGGAGACTCAGGCACAGCTCTCCTGATGGTCTGTTCACTGCCAGAGGTGGCTCAGAGTCACTGTCTCTGGGAAGTTAGCGTTGATCTTCCCTCACCGAGAATGAAGTGCCTTTTGTAGGGCCTCATGCCCCCAGTGTCGCTGTTCAAACCTCCATCACAGCAGGTGCCTCATCATACTGGATTGGGTTACTTATTGATCTCTCCACTAGACAAAGCCCCTCAAGGCCTGTGATACTGTTGTCTTATGTGTAGCCCCAGGGTCTAGGGCCAGGCACACAGCGGGTACTCAATAGTTGTCTATTGAACAAAGACTACATACTGAAGAGCTAGCAGACAGATAGATCTCTGCAGCCTGGTGGCCAGAGTTCTATTTCAGACAGTAATTCATTTAATCAATTGCTCATGCATTCAATATGCATTTATTGAGCGCCTAATATACACCACACACttaaaagcaatgagaaaattGGAAAAAGGAAGCAAGGATGAAGCTAACATAAAAAGGGAAGCAGGTCAGCTTTACAGAGAATGGAAAGATAAGAAGAAGGGTGAGTGCCCATTCCTCTTTCTTCCTGAATTGGAATTCTTGTTTCCAGAATCTTCTGTGACAGTGAAAATAGAGAACAAGGAATCTCGGGAGCTAATGCTCCTCATCCCCTCCATCGTTCTGGGAATTCTCCTCCTTGGCTCCCTCATCTTCATAGCCTTCATCCTCTtgagaattaaaggaaaatatggtaAGTGCAAGGTTCTGGGAGCCATGGCCATCCCAGGGGGATGTGAGCCTTGGCAGAACCCCAGCAGCAGTGGCGTGGTCCAGCAATGACCACCCGGCCCTGGCCCTGGGGAGATCCCCAAGGTGGAAAGGATTTTCCCAGCATGCCCAGCAGTCATGGACGCACCAGCGGGGAGAACCagactgtgcatgtgtgtgtgtacctgtgtgtgtgtgtgtgtgcgcgcgcgcgcgcgcgcacgtgTGCCTGCAAGTGTTGGGGGAATGACGAGGGTGGTGTGTCGATGAGAACAGAACTGAACCAGGTAGACTGGGAGAGGGC
Coding sequences within it:
- the CD6 gene encoding T-cell differentiation antigen CD6 isoform X6; protein product: MWLFFEITGLLTAALSGHPSPAPPDQLNTSSAESELWEPGERLPVRLTNGSSSCSGTVEVRLEASWEPACGALWDSRAAEAVCRALGCGGAEAASQLAPPTPELPPPPAAGNTSAAANATLAGAPALLCSGAEWRLCEVVEHACRSDGRRARVTCAENRALRLVDGGGACAGRVEMLEHGEWGSVCDDTWDLEDAHVVCRQLGCGWGVQALPGLHFTPGRGPIHRDQVNCSGAEAYLWDCPGLPGQHYCGHKEDAGVVCSEHQSWRLTGGAGRCEGQVEVHFRGVWNTVCDSEWYPSEAKVLCQSLGCGTAVERPKGLPHSLSGRMYYSCNGEELTLSNCSWRFNNSNLCSQSLAARVLCSDSRSLHNLSTPEVPASVQTVTIESSVTVKIENKESRELMLLIPSIVLGILLLGSLIFIAFILLRIKGKYALPVMVNHQHLPTTIPAGSNSYQPVPITIPKEVFMLPIQVQAPPPEDSDSGSDSDYEHYDFSAQPPVALTTFYNSQRHRVTDEEVQQSRFQMPPLEEGLEELHASHIPTANPGHCITDPPSLGPQYHPRSSSESSTSSGEDYCNSPKSKPPPWNPQVFSSERSSFLEQPPNLELAGTQPAFSGPPADDGSSTSSGEWYQNFQPPPQPPSEEQFGCPGSPSPQPDSTDNDDYDDIGAA
- the CD6 gene encoding T-cell differentiation antigen CD6 isoform X3 codes for the protein MHPKLRTTSFPKASCSHHRLQEVPPAHQGSSVVSRPELTHPPCCCWFISGHPSPAPPDQLNTSSAESELWEPGERLPVRLTNGSSSCSGTVEVRLEASWEPACGALWDSRAAEAVCRALGCGGAEAASQLAPPTPELPPPPAAGNTSAAANATLAGAPALLCSGAEWRLCEVVEHACRSDGRRARVTCAENRALRLVDGGGACAGRVEMLEHGEWGSVCDDTWDLEDAHVVCRQLGCGWGVQALPGLHFTPGRGPIHRDQVNCSGAEAYLWDCPGLPGQHYCGHKEDAGVVCSEHQSWRLTGGAGRCEGQVEVHFRGVWNTVCDSEWYPSEAKVLCQSLGCGTAVERPKGLPHSLSGRMYYSCNGEELTLSNCSWRFNNSNLCSQSLAARVLCSDSRSLHNLSTPEVPASVQTVTIESSVTVKIENKESRELMLLIPSIVLGILLLGSLIFIAFILLRIKGKYVFMLPIQVQAPPPEDSDSGSDSDYEHYDFSAQPPVALTTFYNSQRHRVTDEEVQQSRFQMPPLEEGLEELHASHIPTANPGHCITDPPSLGPQYHPRSSSESSTSSGEDYCNSPKSKPPPWNPQVFSSERSSFLEQPPNLELAGTQPAFSAGPPADDGSSTSSGEWYQNFQPPPQPPSEEQFGCPGSPSPQPDSTDNDDYDDIGAA
- the CD6 gene encoding T-cell differentiation antigen CD6 isoform X1 codes for the protein MHPKLRTTSFPKASCSHHRLQEVPPAHQGSSVVSRPELTHPPCCCWFISGHPSPAPPDQLNTSSAESELWEPGERLPVRLTNGSSSCSGTVEVRLEASWEPACGALWDSRAAEAVCRALGCGGAEAASQLAPPTPELPPPPAAGNTSAAANATLAGAPALLCSGAEWRLCEVVEHACRSDGRRARVTCAENRALRLVDGGGACAGRVEMLEHGEWGSVCDDTWDLEDAHVVCRQLGCGWGVQALPGLHFTPGRGPIHRDQVNCSGAEAYLWDCPGLPGQHYCGHKEDAGVVCSEHQSWRLTGGAGRCEGQVEVHFRGVWNTVCDSEWYPSEAKVLCQSLGCGTAVERPKGLPHSLSGRMYYSCNGEELTLSNCSWRFNNSNLCSQSLAARVLCSDSRSLHNLSTPEVPASVQTVTIESSVTVKIENKESRELMLLIPSIVLGILLLGSLIFIAFILLRIKGKYALPVMVNHQHLPTTIPAGSNSYQPVPITIPKEVFMLPIQVQAPPPEDSDSGSDSDYEHYDFSAQPPVALTTFYNSQRHRVTDEEVQQSRFQMPPLEEGLEELHASHIPTANPGHCITDPPSLGPQYHPRSSSESSTSSGEDYCNSPKSKPPPWNPQVFSSERSSFLEQPPNLELAGTQPAFSAGPPADDGSSTSSGEWYQNFQPPPQPPSEEQFGCPGSPSPQPDSTDNDDYDDIGAA
- the CD6 gene encoding T-cell differentiation antigen CD6 isoform X5, with the translated sequence MWLFFEITGLLTAALSGHPSPAPPDQLNTSSAESELWEPGERLPVRLTNGSSSCSGTVEVRLEASWEPACGALWDSRAAEAVCRALGCGGAEAASQLAPPTPELPPPPAAGNTSAAANATLAGAPALLCSGAEWRLCEVVEHACRSDGRRARVTCAENRALRLVDGGGACAGRVEMLEHGEWGSVCDDTWDLEDAHVVCRQLGCGWGVQALPGLHFTPGRGPIHRDQVNCSGAEAYLWDCPGLPGQHYCGHKEDAGVVCSEHQSWRLTGGAGRCEGQVEVHFRGVWNTVCDSEWYPSEAKVLCQSLGCGTAVERPKGLPHSLSGRMYYSCNGEELTLSNCSWRFNNSNLCSQSLAARVLCSDSRSLHNLSTPEVPASVQTVTIESSVTVKIENKESRELMLLIPSIVLGILLLGSLIFIAFILLRIKGKYALPVMVNHQHLPTTIPAGSNSYQPVPITIPKEVFMLPIQVQAPPPEDSDSGSDSDYEHYDFSAQPPVALTTFYNSQRHRVTDEEVQQSRFQMPPLEEGLEELHASHIPTANPGHCITDPPSLGPQYHPRSSSESSTSSGEDYCNSPKSKPPPWNPQVFSSERSSFLEQPPNLELAGTQPAFSAGPPADDGSSTSSGEWYQNFQPPPQPPSEEQFGCPGSPSPQPDSTDNDDYDDIGAA
- the CD6 gene encoding T-cell differentiation antigen CD6 isoform X2, producing the protein MSQPGSILQTGKLRPLARQGVVKVHAQSQWQSLGNPLPRPHRSQLSGLTLPGERLPVRLTNGSSSCSGTVEVRLEASWEPACGALWDSRAAEAVCRALGCGGAEAASQLAPPTPELPPPPAAGNTSAAANATLAGAPALLCSGAEWRLCEVVEHACRSDGRRARVTCAENRALRLVDGGGACAGRVEMLEHGEWGSVCDDTWDLEDAHVVCRQLGCGWGVQALPGLHFTPGRGPIHRDQVNCSGAEAYLWDCPGLPGQHYCGHKEDAGVVCSEHQSWRLTGGAGRCEGQVEVHFRGVWNTVCDSEWYPSEAKVLCQSLGCGTAVERPKGLPHSLSGRMYYSCNGEELTLSNCSWRFNNSNLCSQSLAARVLCSDSRSLHNLSTPEVPASVQTVTIESSVTVKIENKESRELMLLIPSIVLGILLLGSLIFIAFILLRIKGKYALPVMVNHQHLPTTIPAGSNSYQPVPITIPKEVFMLPIQVQAPPPEDSDSGSDSDYEHYDFSAQPPVALTTFYNSQRHRVTDEEVQQSRFQMPPLEEGLEELHASHIPTANPGHCITDPPSLGPQYHPRSSSESSTSSGEDYCNSPKSKPPPWNPQVFSSERSSFLEQPPNLELAGTQPAFSAGPPADDGSSTSSGEWYQNFQPPPQPPSEEQFGCPGSPSPQPDSTDNDDYDDIGAA
- the CD6 gene encoding T-cell differentiation antigen CD6 isoform X4, coding for MHPKLRTTSFPKASCSHHRLQEVPPAHQGSSVVSRPELTHPPCCCWFISGHPSPAPPDQLNTSSAESELWEPGERLPVRLTNGSSSCSGTVEVRLEASWEPACGALWDSRAAEAVCRALGCGGAEAASQLAPPTPELPPPPAAGNTSAAANATLAGAPALLCSGAEWRLCEVVEHACRSDGRRARVTCAENRALRLVDGGGACAGRVEMLEHGEWGSVCDDTWDLEDAHVVCRQLGCGWGVQALPGLHFTPGRGPIHRDQVNCSGAEAYLWDCPGLPGQHYCGHKEDAGVVCSEHQSWRLTGGAGRCEGQVEVHFRGVWNTVCDSEWYPSEAKVLCQSLGCGTAVERPKGLPHSLSGRMYYSCNGEELTLSNCSWRFNNSNLCSQSLAARVLCSDSRSLHNLSTPEVPASVQTVTIESSVTVKIENKESRELMLLIPSIVLGILLLGSLIFIAFILLRIKGKYVFMLPIQVQAPPPEDSDSGSDSDYEHYDFSAQPPVALTTFYNSQRHRVTDEEVQQSRFQMPPLEEGLEELHASHIPTANPGHCITDPPSLGPQYHPRSSSESSTSSGEDYCNSPKSKPPPWNPQVFSSERSSFLEQPPNLELAGTQPAFSGPPADDGSSTSSGEWYQNFQPPPQPPSEEQFGCPGSPSPQPDSTDNDDYDDIGAA